The following proteins come from a genomic window of Terribacillus aidingensis:
- the ilvC gene encoding ketol-acid reductoisomerase, translating into MAKVIYHNDIQEEVLKGKKIAVIGYGSQGHAHAQNLKESGFDVVVGVRQGKSWDQAVEDGHDVRSAFEAAQAADIIMMLVPDELQPAIYKESIEQNLETGNALVFAHGFNVHFNQIAPPSNVDVFLVAPKGPGHLVRRTYTEGAGVPALFGIYQDVSGTAKEIALAYAKGIGAGRAGILETTFQEETETDLFGEQAVLCGGLTSLVKAGFETLTEAGYQPEVAYFECLHELKLIVDLMYEDGLEGMRYSISDTAQWGDFVSGPRVVNDETKARMKEVLDDIQNGTFAKGWILENQANRPQFNAINARETNHQIETIGRELRELMPFVKQGKKNQSAEEVIVHGSNKIF; encoded by the coding sequence ATGGCAAAAGTTATCTATCACAATGACATTCAAGAAGAGGTATTGAAAGGGAAGAAAATCGCAGTAATCGGTTATGGCTCTCAAGGCCATGCTCACGCGCAAAACTTGAAAGAAAGCGGATTTGATGTTGTTGTCGGAGTAAGGCAAGGTAAATCATGGGATCAAGCAGTTGAAGACGGACATGATGTGCGTTCTGCTTTTGAAGCGGCTCAAGCAGCGGATATCATCATGATGCTTGTTCCGGATGAACTGCAGCCTGCTATCTACAAAGAAAGCATCGAACAGAATCTGGAGACTGGAAATGCTCTTGTATTTGCACATGGTTTCAACGTTCACTTCAACCAAATCGCACCTCCATCTAATGTGGATGTATTCCTTGTTGCCCCGAAAGGCCCGGGTCATCTTGTCCGCCGTACGTACACAGAAGGCGCTGGCGTTCCTGCCCTATTCGGTATCTACCAAGATGTCAGCGGAACTGCAAAAGAAATCGCATTGGCATATGCGAAAGGTATTGGAGCAGGTCGCGCTGGAATTTTGGAAACAACATTCCAGGAAGAAACGGAGACAGATTTGTTCGGTGAGCAGGCAGTCCTTTGCGGCGGACTTACAAGCCTTGTCAAAGCTGGCTTTGAAACATTGACAGAAGCTGGTTATCAACCAGAAGTTGCCTACTTTGAGTGTCTGCATGAGTTGAAACTGATCGTCGACCTTATGTACGAGGATGGTCTGGAGGGAATGCGTTACAGTATCTCTGATACAGCTCAATGGGGTGATTTCGTTTCTGGTCCGCGAGTTGTCAATGATGAAACAAAAGCTCGCATGAAAGAAGTGCTGGACGATATCCAAAACGGTACATTCGCGAAAGGATGGATCTTGGAGAACCAGGCCAACCGACCACAATTCAATGCAATCAATGCCAGAGAAACAAATCACCAGATCGAAACAATTGGGCGCGAACTCCGCGAATTGATGCCATTCGTCAAACAAGGCAAGAAAAATCAATCCGCTGAGGAAGTGATTGTCCATGGCTCAAATAAAATTTTTTGA
- the ilvN gene encoding acetolactate synthase small subunit has translation MKRIITATVQNRSGVLNRITGLMQKRQFNIDSISVGKTEVEQISRMTFVVEVEDMQKLEQLTKQLHKQIDVLKVADITDHAIVARELALVKVVCPPASRNELQSIIAPFRASAVDISKDSMIVQVTGDSDKIEAFLELVRPYGIKELTRTGVTAFLRGHQPQAADGNTYSLITN, from the coding sequence ATGAAGCGAATCATTACGGCAACCGTTCAGAATAGGAGCGGTGTGCTGAACCGGATAACAGGTTTGATGCAGAAAAGACAATTCAATATCGATAGTATCTCAGTAGGCAAAACTGAGGTGGAGCAAATCAGCCGTATGACCTTCGTCGTTGAAGTAGAAGACATGCAGAAGCTGGAACAGCTCACAAAACAGCTTCATAAGCAGATTGACGTACTGAAAGTAGCCGATATTACCGATCACGCCATAGTTGCTAGGGAGCTGGCACTCGTAAAAGTTGTCTGCCCCCCTGCCAGCCGGAATGAGCTGCAAAGCATCATTGCTCCTTTCCGTGCCAGCGCAGTAGATATCAGCAAGGACAGCATGATTGTTCAGGTAACCGGTGATTCGGATAAAATCGAGGCTTTCCTCGAGCTTGTCCGGCCTTATGGAATCAAGGAATTAACGAGAACTGGTGTAACGGCCTTCCTACGTGGGCATCAGCCGCAAGCTGCGGATGGAAACACGTATTCACTTATAACCAATTAA
- the ilvB gene encoding biosynthetic-type acetolactate synthase large subunit, whose translation MKVKAQAVQERNPAAEVPKTGADLFVEALQAAGVDTIFGYPGGAVLPIYDALYRAEPQFQHILTRHEQGAIHAAEGYARVSGKPGVVIATSGPGATNLITGIADAMMDSLPLVVFTGQVGRSVIGTDAFQESDVMGITTPITKHNYQVQRQEDMPRIIKEAFYIATTGRPGPVVIDIPKDISGEVYQRAAAEEPIHLPGYQPTLKPNNNQIKKLIHAISTAKRPILLTGAGILHAKASKEVLAFAKRFQLPVTSTLLGLGAFPASEPEFLGMAGMHGTYAANRALYECDLLINVGARFDDRLTGNLAHFAPQATIAHIDIDPAEIGKIIPTSIPVVSDAKAALEELQKAEADIPDIQTWRNHLQQYKEDYPLWFNNPGQDLIPQWVMQAVHKATKGNAIVTTDVGQHQMWAAQYYSFDQPNRWVTSGGLGTMGFGFPAAIGAQLASPDSTVISVVGDGGFQMTMQELSVLQERKLPVKILIVNNQSLGMVRQWQEFFYQERYSESLLDIQPDFIKLADSYSIKGFRLETQEQLVAELPSLLQSDEPVVIDCRVLRQENVFPMIAPGKGLHEMIGVSR comes from the coding sequence ATGAAGGTGAAGGCTCAAGCCGTACAAGAAAGAAATCCTGCTGCCGAAGTTCCAAAAACGGGTGCTGATTTATTTGTAGAGGCACTGCAAGCAGCAGGTGTTGATACTATTTTCGGCTATCCAGGGGGAGCTGTACTCCCGATCTATGATGCCTTGTATCGCGCAGAACCTCAGTTCCAGCACATCTTGACTCGACATGAACAAGGAGCAATACATGCCGCAGAAGGCTATGCACGTGTTTCCGGAAAGCCCGGGGTTGTGATTGCGACTTCTGGACCTGGTGCGACAAACCTTATAACTGGAATTGCCGATGCAATGATGGATTCCCTGCCTCTTGTCGTATTCACCGGCCAAGTAGGCAGAAGTGTCATCGGAACAGATGCTTTCCAAGAATCAGATGTGATGGGAATCACCACTCCTATTACAAAGCACAACTACCAAGTCCAAAGGCAGGAAGATATGCCGCGCATTATTAAAGAAGCGTTTTATATCGCCACTACTGGACGGCCAGGACCTGTAGTAATCGACATTCCAAAGGACATCTCGGGTGAGGTTTACCAAAGAGCTGCTGCTGAGGAACCTATTCACCTTCCAGGTTATCAACCGACATTGAAGCCAAATAACAATCAAATCAAAAAGCTTATCCATGCAATATCGACTGCGAAACGCCCTATTTTGCTGACAGGAGCAGGTATCCTGCATGCAAAAGCGTCGAAAGAAGTCCTAGCATTCGCAAAGCGTTTCCAGCTGCCTGTCACATCTACCCTGCTTGGACTAGGTGCCTTTCCAGCCAGCGAACCGGAATTTCTTGGTATGGCAGGCATGCACGGGACATACGCAGCCAACCGTGCCCTATATGAATGCGATTTGCTAATTAACGTAGGTGCCAGATTCGATGATCGCCTTACAGGGAACCTGGCGCATTTTGCCCCGCAAGCAACAATCGCACATATCGATATCGATCCGGCAGAAATCGGGAAAATCATACCTACCAGCATTCCCGTCGTGTCTGATGCCAAGGCTGCATTGGAAGAACTTCAAAAAGCAGAAGCAGATATTCCAGACATCCAGACATGGAGAAATCATCTGCAGCAGTACAAAGAAGATTATCCGCTATGGTTCAACAACCCTGGACAGGATCTCATTCCGCAATGGGTCATGCAGGCCGTTCATAAAGCAACAAAAGGAAATGCCATCGTCACGACCGATGTCGGGCAGCATCAAATGTGGGCCGCACAATATTACAGTTTTGACCAGCCCAATCGCTGGGTGACCTCTGGCGGACTCGGCACGATGGGATTCGGCTTCCCTGCTGCAATCGGGGCCCAGCTGGCAAGTCCCGACAGTACAGTCATCAGCGTAGTCGGGGATGGCGGATTCCAGATGACCATGCAGGAGCTATCCGTCCTGCAAGAGCGAAAACTGCCGGTGAAGATACTGATAGTCAACAACCAAAGTCTCGGTATGGTCAGGCAGTGGCAGGAATTCTTTTACCAAGAGCGTTATTCCGAGTCACTGCTGGATATCCAGCCGGATTTCATCAAGTTGGCTGATAGCTACAGCATAAAAGGATTCCGCTTGGAAACACAAGAGCAGTTAGTGGCAGAGCTTCCTTCCCTGCTTCAATCTGACGAACCAGTTGTAATTGACTGTCGTGTGCTGCGTCAGGAGAATGTGTTCCCGATGATTGCACCAGGAAAAGGACTGCATGAAATGATTGGAGTGAGTCGATGA
- the ilvD gene encoding dihydroxy-acid dehydratase: MRSDMIKTGIDRAPHRSLLHATGVKTSDLGKPFIGVCNSYIDIIPGHMHLNKFAEVVKDAIRQAGGIPFEFNTIGVDDGIAMGHIGMRYSLPSREIIADSAETVIQAHWFDGVFYIPNCDKITPGMLMASARTNVPSVFVSGGPMEAGVSPEGKPLNLVSMFEGVGAVQNGTMTEQELATIEQLACPTCGSCSGMFTANSMNSLMEMLGMTVPGNGTLLATSDERHELIYEAARHLIRLVKEDIRPRDIMTKETFDNAFALDMAMGGSTNTVLHTIAIAHEAGIDYDLADINKIAEKVPYLSKISPASDYSMHDVHLAGGVSAIINELCKIDGLLHKERITITGKTIAENVEDYEILNKEVIRPLDNPYSPVGGLSILYGNLAPDGSVIKVGAVDPSIKKFLGEAIVFDSQDEAQEGITNGTVQAGHVVVIRYEGPKGGPGMPEMLSPTSAIAGRGLAKEVALITDGRFSGATRGISAGHISPEAAEGGPIAFVENGDPILIDLETRSIELLVNEDVLEARRQNWKQPEPKIKSGYLAKYAKLVTSANTGGVMKI, encoded by the coding sequence ATGCGCAGTGACATGATCAAAACAGGGATTGACCGCGCTCCGCACCGCAGTTTGCTGCATGCGACCGGTGTTAAAACGTCTGACTTAGGAAAACCGTTCATCGGTGTTTGCAACTCTTACATCGATATCATTCCAGGACACATGCATCTAAACAAATTCGCCGAAGTAGTAAAAGACGCTATTCGCCAAGCAGGTGGTATCCCCTTCGAATTCAATACGATTGGTGTAGATGACGGCATTGCAATGGGTCATATCGGTATGCGTTACAGCTTGCCGAGCAGGGAAATCATTGCAGACAGTGCAGAAACAGTTATACAGGCGCATTGGTTCGACGGCGTCTTCTATATACCGAATTGCGATAAAATAACACCGGGTATGCTGATGGCATCGGCAAGGACGAATGTCCCTTCTGTCTTTGTTTCGGGAGGTCCAATGGAAGCTGGTGTAAGTCCAGAAGGGAAACCATTGAATCTCGTGTCCATGTTCGAAGGTGTAGGTGCCGTGCAAAACGGTACGATGACCGAACAGGAATTAGCAACAATCGAGCAGCTTGCTTGTCCGACTTGCGGATCCTGCTCCGGTATGTTCACAGCAAACTCTATGAACAGCCTAATGGAGATGCTCGGCATGACCGTTCCTGGAAACGGAACACTGCTAGCCACATCCGACGAACGGCATGAACTGATCTATGAAGCTGCCAGACACCTGATCCGTCTTGTTAAAGAGGATATCCGTCCGCGAGACATTATGACAAAGGAAACCTTTGATAATGCCTTCGCTTTGGATATGGCTATGGGTGGTTCAACGAATACAGTTCTTCATACAATCGCTATCGCTCATGAAGCCGGCATTGATTATGATCTGGCAGACATAAATAAGATTGCAGAGAAGGTTCCTTACCTTTCCAAAATCAGTCCAGCTTCAGATTATTCCATGCATGACGTCCACCTAGCCGGAGGAGTCAGTGCAATCATCAACGAGTTATGCAAGATCGATGGCCTTCTTCATAAGGAGCGTATTACCATCACTGGTAAGACAATAGCTGAGAATGTGGAAGACTACGAGATCTTAAATAAAGAGGTTATTCGTCCATTGGATAATCCCTACAGTCCAGTTGGCGGTTTAAGTATTCTGTACGGTAATCTTGCACCCGACGGCAGTGTCATAAAAGTCGGAGCTGTTGATCCTTCCATCAAGAAGTTCCTCGGTGAGGCAATTGTCTTTGACTCACAGGATGAGGCACAGGAAGGCATCACGAACGGAACCGTGCAGGCAGGACATGTCGTCGTCATCCGTTATGAAGGTCCAAAAGGCGGACCAGGGATGCCCGAGATGCTCTCCCCTACTTCTGCTATTGCGGGACGCGGTTTAGCTAAAGAAGTCGCTTTGATAACAGATGGCCGTTTCTCAGGTGCGACCCGAGGCATTTCTGCCGGTCATATTTCTCCGGAGGCAGCTGAAGGCGGACCAATAGCATTTGTTGAGAATGGCGATCCAATTTTGATCGATCTGGAAACACGCAGCATTGAATTGCTTGTGAATGAAGATGTTCTGGAGGCACGCCGACAGAATTGGAAACAGCCCGAACCTAAAATCAAATCTGGTTACTTAGCAAAATATGCAAAGCTCGTAACCTCAGCTAACACTGGCGGGGTCATGAAAATATAA
- a CDS encoding NTTRR-F1 domain, producing the protein MPDQNIVRNGGFESGSLVPWVSSFASITQQYTHSGNYAARLDGGQKTAFIAQYVSPVIAGYSYNLSVYLARESEQPAPTIQIQIIFLTENFQTVKRGLLLEVPPDSIPIAPQAGWREVTGISVTAPRGTSQIFLLINTLPDPASGSMLVDDVSLSIYGGGIGVTGATGPTGATGIQGPPGPPGATGVTGPAGITGVTGGTGETGPTGVTGETGATGITGVTGETGSTGITGVTGITGVTGETGVTGITGVTGETGSTGLTGLTGETGSTGVTGVTGETGATGITGVTGETGATGITGVTGETGSTGLTGVTGETGSTGLTGVTGETGSTGLTGVTGETGATGLTGLTGATGPTGLTGVTGETGSAGITGVTGETGSTGLTGVTGEAGSTGLTGVTGETGPTGLTGVTGETGSTGLTGETGETGPTGITGVTGETGSTGSTGVTGVTGETGSTGITGVTGETGSTGITGVTGETGSTGLTGVTGETGSTGLTGVTGETGSTGITGVTGETGSTGLTGVTGETGSTGLTGVTGETGSTGITGVTGETGSTGLTGVTGETGSTGLTGVTGETGSTGITGVTGETGSTGITGVTGETGSTGITGVTGETGPTGITGVTGETGPTGITGVTGETGSTGITGVTGETGSTGNTGVTGETGPTGLTGVTGETGSTGITGVTGETGPTGITGVTGETGSTGITGVTGETGATGLTGVTGETGATGLTGVTGETGPTGITGVTGETGSTGITGVTGETGSTGLTGVTGETGATGITGVTGETGSTGLTGVTGETGSTGITGVTGETGSTGITGVPGETGSTGLTGVTGETGSTGLTGVTGPTGVTGETGTTGPAGFTGPTGAAGATGITGPAGITGPTGAAGATGITGPAGITGPTGAAGSTGTTGPAGITGPTGAAGATGITGPAGITGPTGVVGSTGTTGPAGITGPTGVAGATGVTGPTGLTGTTGITGPTGSTGSALPSVSALAANQVTTAIAIPLNTDTVVNTITPAVVAGNNVKLDFNVQIAVVTTANWSVTITATLRRDGTTLNQVSIGRTGTLAGTYRILLPNTFVDVVPTTETATYTVSITVVPGTNITSAAAETRNLNGTRFV; encoded by the coding sequence ATGCCTGACCAGAACATCGTAAGGAATGGCGGATTCGAATCTGGCAGTCTTGTACCATGGGTTTCATCTTTTGCATCAATCACTCAGCAATATACACATAGCGGCAACTATGCGGCAAGGCTCGATGGTGGTCAAAAGACTGCGTTCATAGCGCAATACGTGTCACCTGTTATAGCAGGCTATAGTTATAATCTGTCAGTTTACTTGGCGAGGGAAAGTGAACAGCCTGCACCGACAATACAGATACAAATAATCTTTCTTACAGAGAATTTTCAAACGGTGAAGCGAGGATTGCTATTGGAAGTACCCCCAGACAGCATCCCTATAGCTCCACAAGCAGGCTGGAGAGAAGTTACTGGCATCTCCGTAACAGCACCGCGAGGAACCTCCCAGATCTTTTTGTTGATTAACACCCTGCCAGATCCTGCTTCTGGCAGTATGCTGGTGGATGATGTGAGTCTGTCGATTTATGGAGGTGGAATAGGAGTAACTGGAGCGACAGGTCCTACAGGTGCAACCGGTATTCAAGGACCACCTGGTCCACCAGGGGCTACTGGTGTTACCGGTCCTGCAGGAATTACTGGAGTTACAGGGGGAACAGGAGAGACTGGACCAACGGGAGTGACAGGAGAAACCGGAGCAACTGGTATCACTGGGGTAACAGGAGAAACCGGCTCCACAGGAATAACCGGAGTAACAGGGATAACAGGAGTTACTGGAGAAACCGGAGTAACAGGGATAACAGGAGTTACTGGAGAAACCGGATCGACAGGACTTACTGGTTTAACGGGAGAGACTGGGTCTACAGGAGTTACTGGAGTGACAGGAGAAACCGGAGCTACGGGGATAACTGGAGTAACAGGAGAGACTGGGGCAACAGGGATCACCGGAGTGACTGGAGAAACCGGATCGACAGGACTTACCGGAGTGACTGGAGAAACCGGATCGACAGGACTCACAGGAGTAACAGGGGAAACCGGATCGACAGGACTTACTGGAGTTACCGGAGAAACCGGAGCAACAGGACTTACTGGTTTAACGGGAGCAACCGGACCGACAGGACTTACCGGAGTAACGGGAGAAACCGGATCGGCAGGGATTACCGGCGTTACCGGAGAAACCGGGTCCACAGGCCTTACCGGGGTAACAGGAGAAGCCGGCTCGACAGGGCTTACCGGAGTAACGGGAGAAACCGGACCGACAGGGCTTACTGGAGTAACGGGAGAAACCGGGTCCACAGGCCTTACCGGGGAAACAGGAGAAACCGGACCGACAGGAATCACTGGAGTAACAGGAGAAACAGGATCGACAGGATCTACTGGAGTTACCGGAGTAACGGGAGAAACAGGATCGACAGGAATTACTGGTGTTACGGGAGAAACAGGATCGACAGGAATCACTGGAGTAACGGGAGAAACCGGCTCCACAGGACTTACTGGAGTAACGGGAGAAACAGGATCGACAGGACTTACTGGTGTTACGGGAGAAACCGGGTCCACAGGAATCACTGGAGTAACAGGAGAAACCGGCTCCACAGGACTTACCGGAGTAACGGGAGAAACCGGATCGACAGGACTTACTGGTGTTACGGGAGAAACCGGGTCCACAGGAATCACTGGAGTAACAGGAGAAACCGGCTCCACAGGACTTACCGGAGTAACGGGAGAAACCGGTTCGACAGGACTTACTGGTGTTACGGGAGAAACCGGGTCCACAGGAATCACCGGAGTAACGGGAGAAACTGGATCTACAGGAATCACTGGAGTAACAGGAGAAACCGGCTCGACAGGAATTACCGGAGTAACGGGAGAAACCGGACCGACAGGGATTACCGGAGTAACGGGAGAAACCGGACCGACAGGGATTACCGGAGTAACGGGAGAAACAGGATCGACAGGAATTACCGGAGTAACGGGAGAAACCGGCTCGACAGGAAACACTGGAGTAACGGGAGAAACAGGACCGACAGGGCTCACCGGAGTAACGGGAGAAACCGGCTCGACAGGAATCACTGGAGTAACGGGAGAAACCGGACCGACAGGGATCACCGGAGTAACGGGAGAAACTGGATCTACAGGAATTACCGGAGTAACAGGAGAAACCGGAGCAACAGGGCTTACCGGGGTAACGGGAGAAACCGGAGCAACAGGACTTACTGGAGTAACGGGAGAAACCGGACCGACAGGGATTACCGGTGTTACCGGAGAAACCGGCTCGACTGGGATTACAGGAGTGACAGGAGAAACCGGCTCGACAGGACTTACTGGAGTAACGGGAGAAACCGGAGCAACAGGAATCACCGGAGTAACGGGAGAAACCGGCTCGACAGGGCTCACTGGAGTAACAGGGGAAACCGGATCGACAGGTATTACTGGAGTAACGGGAGAAACCGGATCAACCGGGATTACTGGAGTTCCGGGGGAAACTGGTTCGACAGGGCTTACCGGAGTAACAGGTGAGACTGGGTCAACAGGACTCACCGGAGTGACAGGACCTACTGGAGTTACCGGAGAAACTGGAACAACAGGACCTGCAGGATTTACCGGTCCAACGGGAGCAGCGGGAGCGACAGGAATAACAGGCCCTGCAGGAATAACTGGTCCAACGGGAGCAGCGGGAGCGACAGGAATAACAGGCCCTGCAGGAATAACTGGTCCAACGGGAGCAGCAGGATCGACAGGAACAACAGGCCCTGCAGGAATTACCGGTCCAACGGGAGCAGCGGGAGCGACAGGAATAACAGGCCCTGCAGGAATAACTGGTCCAACGGGAGTAGTAGGATCGACAGGAACAACAGGCCCCGCAGGAATAACAGGACCTACAGGAGTAGCAGGTGCAACCGGAGTTACTGGTCCGACCGGTTTAACCGGGACCACTGGAATTACCGGACCAACAGGCTCCACAGGTAGTGCGCTGCCTTCTGTTAGCGCTCTTGCAGCAAACCAGGTAACCACAGCTATTGCTATTCCTCTTAATACCGATACGGTAGTTAATACGATTACTCCGGCAGTAGTGGCGGGTAACAATGTGAAATTAGATTTTAATGTACAAATTGCTGTAGTAACCACTGCCAACTGGTCAGTTACTATAACTGCTACACTCCGAAGAGATGGAACTACTCTGAATCAGGTAAGCATTGGTCGAACTGGTACACTAGCAGGGACATATCGTATCTTGCTACCTAATACGTTTGTAGACGTGGTACCAACCACTGAAACAGCGACCTATACAGTAAGCATTACTGTTGTGCCAGGTACAAATATTACATCTGCCGCGGCTGAGACGCGTAATCTGAACGGTACACGCTTTGTTTAA
- a CDS encoding M3 family oligoendopeptidase — MTNKYGQTWDLDAIFPGGSNSAALTEFADKADQALQDWKQALEAFQVPDQAEDTAGLVSIVAEWETSAKHVFEVVAFVECLVAQDVTDKKAKQWSGKKDELMAAYSGTLTGVDQVITQVPQQTWEQMLEQPELIDYAFVLDERRKEAAEKLSPEQEVLLNDLAIDGYHGWGGMYDTIVGSIQVPLEIDGEEKSYSVGQAANKLDAPDRQVRQHVFARMQEAWTEKEDFFAETLNHLAGFRLQTYKHRKWDSVLKEPLAYNRMSQETLDAMWGAITDEKDSFVKYLQRKAEILGLEKLSWYDIDAPLSSATKHVSYDEAADFIVKNFRKYSSQMADFSQQAFEKRWIEAEDRNSKRPGGFCTSFPDKKESRIFMTFSGTASNVSTLAHELGHAYHSYAMNDVEQLNQEYAMNVAETASTLAELIVSDAAVREAATKEEKIALIEEKIQRSIAFFMNIHARFLFETRFYEERKSGLVSAARLRELMVDAQKEAYNDQLDEYDPTFWASKLHFYATDVPFYNFPYTFGFLFSTGIYAKAAENPQDFERSYNALLEDTGRMTVEDLAMKHLQEDLTDKAFWLKAIEVCKQDIEEFLRLTAE, encoded by the coding sequence ATGACAAATAAATATGGACAAACATGGGATCTAGATGCAATTTTCCCTGGTGGCAGTAATTCAGCCGCGCTAACGGAATTCGCAGATAAAGCGGATCAAGCTTTACAAGATTGGAAACAGGCTTTGGAAGCCTTCCAAGTTCCTGATCAGGCTGAAGATACTGCTGGCTTGGTAAGTATCGTAGCGGAGTGGGAAACTTCTGCTAAACATGTATTCGAGGTTGTTGCATTCGTTGAATGTCTCGTTGCACAGGATGTTACAGACAAAAAAGCAAAGCAATGGTCTGGGAAGAAAGATGAACTTATGGCTGCCTACAGCGGAACGCTTACTGGTGTAGATCAAGTTATTACACAAGTGCCGCAGCAGACGTGGGAACAGATGCTTGAGCAGCCGGAATTGATAGATTATGCATTTGTGCTTGATGAGCGCAGAAAAGAGGCTGCTGAGAAGCTGTCGCCTGAACAGGAAGTATTGCTGAATGATTTGGCGATTGATGGCTACCATGGCTGGGGAGGTATGTACGATACGATTGTCGGCAGCATTCAGGTACCATTGGAAATCGATGGAGAAGAGAAATCCTATTCTGTTGGTCAGGCTGCCAATAAATTGGATGCTCCAGATCGCCAAGTAAGGCAGCATGTATTTGCTAGAATGCAGGAAGCTTGGACAGAAAAAGAAGATTTCTTTGCTGAAACGCTTAATCATCTAGCAGGTTTCCGTCTTCAGACATACAAGCATCGAAAATGGGACAGTGTGCTGAAAGAGCCGTTGGCTTATAACCGTATGTCTCAAGAAACACTGGATGCTATGTGGGGAGCGATCACGGATGAGAAGGATTCATTCGTCAAATACCTGCAGCGCAAAGCGGAAATCCTCGGTCTGGAAAAATTGAGCTGGTATGATATTGATGCACCGCTCTCCTCTGCGACAAAGCATGTATCATATGACGAAGCTGCTGACTTCATCGTGAAGAATTTCCGGAAATATAGCAGCCAAATGGCAGATTTCTCCCAGCAAGCATTCGAAAAGCGTTGGATTGAAGCAGAAGACCGCAATAGCAAACGCCCCGGTGGCTTTTGTACCAGCTTCCCAGACAAAAAGGAAAGCCGGATTTTTATGACATTCAGTGGTACTGCTTCCAATGTATCTACGCTAGCGCATGAGTTAGGTCATGCTTATCACAGCTACGCAATGAATGATGTGGAACAGTTGAACCAGGAATATGCAATGAACGTGGCTGAGACAGCTTCGACATTGGCTGAATTGATTGTTTCCGATGCTGCAGTAAGAGAAGCAGCGACGAAAGAAGAGAAAATCGCATTGATCGAGGAGAAGATTCAGCGCAGTATTGCTTTCTTCATGAATATCCATGCGCGATTCTTGTTTGAGACGAGATTCTATGAAGAACGTAAAAGCGGATTAGTATCCGCTGCTCGATTGCGCGAGTTGATGGTTGATGCTCAGAAAGAAGCATATAATGACCAGCTTGATGAATACGATCCAACATTCTGGGCGTCCAAGTTGCATTTCTACGCGACTGACGTACCGTTTTATAATTTCCCGTACACATTCGGGTTCTTGTTTAGTACTGGTATATACGCAAAAGCAGCAGAAAACCCGCAAGACTTTGAGCGTTCCTACAATGCTTTGCTTGAGGACACTGGCCGGATGACGGTAGAAGACTTGGCGATGAAGCATTTGCAGGAAGACTTAACAGATAAGGCTTTCTGGCTTAAAGCTATCGAAGTTTGTAAGCAGGATATTGAGGAATTCTTGAGACTGACTGCTGAATAA